One Streptosporangium sp. NBC_01495 DNA window includes the following coding sequences:
- a CDS encoding DUF948 domain-containing protein, producing the protein MLTAGEVAGLIAAMAWAILVSFMAVVMVRLARLLTETTKMVSQLGDRVVPLLEDVSAAVGETNRQLVAIEAITKDVKQVSGHVAKVSDVTQNLVTGPMIKVAALTHGVRRALGARRRARPAAALERRPG; encoded by the coding sequence ATGCTTACCGCAGGAGAGGTCGCGGGGCTGATCGCCGCGATGGCCTGGGCGATCCTGGTCTCCTTCATGGCCGTCGTCATGGTCAGGCTGGCCCGGCTGCTCACCGAGACCACCAAGATGGTCTCCCAGCTGGGCGACCGCGTCGTGCCGCTGCTGGAGGACGTGTCGGCCGCCGTCGGCGAGACCAACCGGCAGCTGGTCGCGATCGAGGCCATCACCAAGGACGTCAAGCAGGTCAGCGGGCATGTGGCCAAGGTCAGCGACGTCACCCAGAACCTGGTCACCGGTCCGATGATCAAGGTCGCGGCCCTCACCCACGGCGTCCGCAGGGCCCTGGGCGCCCGCAGGCGCGCCAGGCCCGCCGCGGCGCTGGAGAGGCGCCCGGGATGA